The following coding sequences lie in one Anolis carolinensis isolate JA03-04 unplaced genomic scaffold, rAnoCar3.1.pri scaffold_11, whole genome shotgun sequence genomic window:
- the LOC103280423 gene encoding heterogeneous nuclear ribonucleoprotein H3-like, translated as MRDGRGMGGHGYGGAGDASSGFQGGHFVHMRGLPFRATENNIANFFSPLTPIRVHIDIGADGRATGEADVEFVTHEDAVAAMSKDKNHMQHRYIELFLNSTAGGGAGMGGYGRDGMDQGGYGSVERMGMGSSYSGGYGTPDGLGGYGRGSGNSGGYYGKGNMGGGGWRGMY; from the coding sequence ATGAGAGAtgggagaggaatgggaggccATGGGTATGGTGGAGCAGGAGATGCCAGCTCAGGCTTTCAAGGTGGTCATTTTGTTCACATGAGGGGATTGCCATTTCGAGCTACAGAAAATAACATAGCTAATTTTTTTTCACCACTGACCCCTATAAGAGTTCATATTGACATTGGAGCAGACGGTAGAGCAACAGGCGAAGCTGATGTAGAATTTGTGACACACGAAGATGCAGTGGCTGCCATGTCAAAGGATAAAAATCATATGCAACATCGATACATTGAGTTGTTCCTGAATTCAACTGCTGGAGGCGGTGCTGGCATGGGAGGCTATGGCAGAGATGGCATGGATCAAGGTGGTTATGGTTCCGTAGAAAGAATGGGAATGGGCAGCAGTTACAGTGGAGGATATGGTACTCCCGATGGATTAGGTGGCTATGGTCGTGGCAGTGGAAATAGTGGTGGATACTATGGTAAAGGCAACATGGGAGGAGGTGGATGGCGTGGAATGTATTGA